TTTCAATCTTTCCTGCAACTGTGTCTCTCTAACAAAAGTTAATGATCACTTTGATGAAATATATCAGTTTCAACATCTCTTGAGTTACTCTGCTGAGTTTTAGCATCTATGACTTCACCCACAGGTTTCTGAAATCTAGATACCATCCAATGATTTGGTGATGGCAACAATGGCTAACTGTGATAGAATATCTGTCACTCAGACAAAATACCTCTCTTTTAGCTTTATTATTTCTCAAATATATTACTTCAGATTACATCAACTATAAAATCAAACTCCTCAATTGTGGAAATTAAACCTTGGTCCCTTAACTTCAGTAGAGTTAGAGGGCCATCTAGAGGATTTCAGAGGAACTGCTACTTAAACACAACAGTTTTCtggtaaagtaaaaaaaaaaggaatgaagacaaaaaaacatttacaataaaccAAACTCCGACTGAATGAGTTTATTTACATAGATCATCATAAGTGGATGGCACCTTGCTGCTGATTAAACCTTACTTGTGGGTTATGGATGAGGTAGGTGACAGCCCATTTGAGTACAGTGGTTGTGGTTTCCACTCCGGCTCcaaagatgtctcccacagtcATGAGGAGGTGGTCTTCACTGAGGCCCACAGATTCTGCACTGACctctgctgtgttgttgttctcagCGCTGCGTTTGGCTCTCAGCAGAGCGTCCAGTAGGTCTCTCTGCACATGGTCACTGTAATCTGCCTAAAGGGTTCACCATGTATTGTCTCATTGTTAATTGTATTTCATTTAACAGATACATTGACTTGATACTGCTACAGTAAGTTATATCACTATTCACAGTATTTTTCACGATAGCAATCATTTGGAGCAAAAACATGTCAGATAGATGTTGAGTTAGATTGGTTGAATGGGTTACTGATGGCCTAtacataatattatttttaagttCCTATCTAGTATTTTTCTGCCTTAAAAAAGAACCAGGTAATGATACATTATAACAATTACACACCTGTTGATTTATAGAGAAACATCCTGATAAAACGTCTATAACCTTACAAATCACAAACTACAAAGACCCATTAAACcaagtaaatataataaaatatattattaaccTTATCCTTCATATATTTTGAATTGTGTAGTCGGCTGGCCTGTGACTGACTTGATACACAAAGACAGGTATctaagttgtttttaaaaagtaagtTGTATATGTTCGCTAGTTTTCctgcacagattttttttcctatCTCAGATAGAAGAGGCATGTACTGCCAAGTAAACAGAATTAATTTAACACGTCTTCCAATTTCCCTTCAGTCACTGACAAATTACGTCCCAGTAGTAATTTCTAGAGCATATTGTGTGCATTTATTGCTCTGTAATATATTATCTATAAACCCTCTCCATGTTGTTAGTGATAACACAGAGAATACAGTATCATTTTAAAATGGGAAACTTTACCTTATGTTCATCATATTTCTTCTGTAGAAGTTTGTCTCGGATTGAAACGCACCGCTTTAGAAGGTACAGGTCTGCATTGGGAAACATCTGTGACAGACAAAGAGACCGACATTGACTaggttttaaatacattatgaTATAGTATATgataaaagtgtgtgttgtagatattttaatgtaaatatgacTAAATTCTCAAGAAATTGGGTTTCCATCCTTCATTTTTGAAATTACTGTTGCTTCAGTGTTGAAGCAGttagaaaaaatgtattcaacatGAACAAATAACTATATTAATTTGAATCAGTATAACTGCTgtaaaaaacatacaatttgACACAATTGTGTACCCACAAGTCCACATTAAGAGAAGGTCTTACTCGCATAGTGATGGTGAAACACACTGATGTATAAAAATACTAAGAATGCACCTTTAATCATGTCTCTGTTATTCCTGTATGTAAACTCTAATTTATATCCCTATATTAATATTTTGTGTCAAAGTTTTTCCTCAGTGTTCATGTTGACTACCTGTAACCACGGGAAGATGTCAACTAGGCTGTCCTTTGCCACAGTGTCAACAATGCCCTGGCTGTAGTCCAGCATTGCCTCAAACTCTGGGTCTCCACGGTGGTAGGAGGAGTTGAAGCAGAGCGAACAGATGACGTTAGTGACAGCACGAGTCAGTTCAGGAGACAGATCCAGAGCTagtccagcagctgctgcctcaGACAGGACAGAGCACAAAGACTGGGCCTCTGCAGAGACTGAGGCAGGATCAGTGGGTGAAGGGGACAGAACGTATTTATTTACTGACATGTTCACAATgcttggtttaaaaaaaatcgtaTATTGAACATTTgttcagttattttttataaCATATTTATCCCAATGTAATGTTGCTTGATATACAGAGCACCGTTGTTGTACAAAGACTACTAACTGAAAATATGGGTGTAGGCGCATGTGTATGATTGAGAGATGTTTGaaagatttatttattggaattctttagttttttatgcAGCCCCCACCCAATCCTGTCAACCCTGGTGGAATAAGTACTTAGATcatttacttaagtaaaattagAAATACAACAAGGTAATTCAAACCCCCTACAAAAAGTGCTTTAAATGTCAAAACTAAAAGTACACATAATGTAGAAAGACTCTACACTCTCAGGGTAACATGAGTAGattatgagagagaaaaatgactGTGCATGCACTATTTGATGTTGGGGCTGGTGTAATtactttgtttacagtttgatAGTTTATAGTAAAACAATGCATCATATTTGTGATATGCCTAAACTgatcatttttgaaaaataaccAATGTTAACCTAATCGTAAAATGAACCAGTAATTTAAGCTTTTTAATGAATACAGGgcagcaaaaataataaatacatataaatttATATTAACTTGATGTTGAGTGAGAGGAATTTGAAAGGAGTGTGGAGGGAAGTGTACTCACTGATCTTCTCAATAGATGCAGAGCCCTCTCCAAACATGCAGAGAGCTCCGTGGACTATTTTCCTGTGGAACCTCCAAGTAGCACTGTAGTCTCCAAAGGCAATATCTTTCCCATCTCTGGTCAGAACATCAGTTGTCACCTTCATCACACAGGGcagagatagagaaggaaaaagcATAAATGACAACTGCTGACTAGCACAAGAAGAAGACGTTAATAGGAGGTATACCCACAGTTCTGGGTCTCCCAGCAAATGTCTTTCCCTTCTTCAACAGGACTTCTCTAGCGTGTCTGTGCTGGTTGACAACAATGACACTCTGGGAGCCCATCTTTAGAGAGTACGTCTGTCCATATTTCCCTTGAAGTCCTTTGAAAAGCACATGAGGAGGTTGTTGGCTTCGCAGGCTCATCAAACTGCCGATCAGGGGTAGTGTAGGAAGGTGGGGGGGCTCCTGGGGGCCATGCATGGTCAATCTGAGTTTTAAGTGCACTGCTAACAAAGCCAGAGCCaaaaatgcacacagacacagaaaccaaGCCATATGCATAGATAAAGGCCCTGACAGAGGGGTCTGGTTCAGCGGCGACCAAGCATCCCAGAGGAGCTGTGCAGGACGGCTGAGCCACATTTTTATGCAGTTACTTCAATGCCAAATCCTTGACACTGAATATGTAACACAGTGCCAATTTAAACAAGATAAGACAACACTTGATTTATTCAATCCTTGcagaaaacaatgacaaaactTATCCATATAAAACTGTGAAAGTGTGTTCAACAGTGGTGGAAAGTAACCCACTGCTGTATTTGGAGTTCTATTTCAGGAACTTTATTAGCCTACTCCATTTCGAAAAGTTAGCTACTTCTGACTAACAGCTGTTATTAAAAAACTCCTATCTTGTCACAAGAATATGTCACACTATTAACTGGGCAGTTTTCCTTGAGTACTTTTAAGTGTCTCTAATATCAAGCACTTGTGAGTGGCTAGTTGCCTCACTGTCACGCCACAGCAAGAGGCTGTTGTTGGGTATGACTTGGCGCCTTTCTGTGTggggtttgcatgttctccctgtgtcctccaTGATTTGCCTGTTCCTAACAGCACAGTCGGTTGAAGGTGAGCTCCATGTTAGCCATTTGATAGATTGGGTATACGCCCTTTACCTTCAAAGGATTAGTTGTATCGCCTATGGGTGAAACAGATTGATAGTACTTCTCTGCTTGTCCTACATTTCGATGACAACTACAATTTATGGtggagtatttttttttcttttactgagGTAAAGGATCTAAATACGTCTACAGCTAACCAGCTCCCTCTCTGagttcaggaggcagacaccatctctaAGGTCACACTTAAAACATTCCTTCGATAAAGCTGATTGTTAGGGCTGGCTCAGGTGATCCCTGAACCAttatgctgctataggcctAGACTGCTGTGGGAACTGagcacttctctctctgcttctctctatgcccccccaccccccatttATTTCACTATATGTCACtaactttgtattttttctgtccCATACTTTCCGCACTCTCGCTTATATTATGCAGGTGTCACTGACTGCTGCTGAAACTAGAACTGAAACTactcaataacaaaaacaacaataataacaataattattgttattataaataaatggtGTTGCTATCATTAATCACATATTTGCATCTATAAATATTACTCTTATTATTTCAACCAGTCTCGCAGAGCTTAAATATGTTGTCCACACAACTGTTCAAggtctctttcttctttctcctcttccccattTTTCTCCTCAACTCAGCCGGCTGGGGCAGATGGCTGCCCTCATTGATACTGGTTTAGAGagagtttttttccttttaaaaagtGGCCAGTATTTGCTCTCTGAGGAAACTGCTGGATTTCTCTCTCATCTTGTAAGATCTCATCTTAGATTCATGTGATAATGAATAACAACAGACAatgattatttacattttttgaatcATTTTACATTCAAACAGACAATTTAACTAAAACAATATGAGACTATACTGAAACTGCTTAGTATTTTCATTTGCTTCTTGAACCTTAGTATTTTGGACCTGCCTGCACTCCGTCGCTAACAATAACTTAAAATGGCGTCAGCTGAGTCGCAGCCGCGGTTCGGCCAGTCTGTCAAAGGTTTATTATCCGACAAGGTGGGCTCCTGTAGCGGTGACGTGATAGCGCTGACCCGCCAAGTGCTAAAAGGATCCCGAAGTCAGGAGGTAAAGTGAAACCAGTGATTTTATCACAAGCTTCTTCAGGATGTCGCTAAATGAAGAGCGCAACCGGAAACATCACCAGAGCTGCGagtgtttacaaaataaaagcaccgcAACTACACTCAGTACCAAGCCCAGCGGCGTGAATTATATTTTGAAAGCTGCCTTAAAGTTTTTGTTTTCGTAAAAAATTGTTATTGAAGACTACTATGAACTAAATTCATAATGCAAATAAATACCAttgataaaaaaacacttgaagaTTAGATGTTAAAATGCACCAGACTGTCAGCGTCTGTATAATTGGTGTCTCGGAACATGTTTGTCTGacgaaacaacaaaaacactgaatagTTGTTAACTTGTCAATTTTTAGTCCGACACACACCTaattgttgttgtctttcaGCTTCTTGGTCAAGCAGCAAGGAATATGGTGATTCAGGAGGATGCCATTCTTCACGCTGAGGATGTGAGTATGAACGTACACTCAACTGAACAGATATGAGAAAACACAGGAGTTTCTCATTGTTAGTGTTCATTGAGTGCTTGTGACAACTCAGTGAAGTAACAAGAGGTAAAGTGATTTATTCTTTCTTCCAGAGTCTGAGAAAAATGTCCATCATTACCACACATTTACAGTACCAGTGAGTATAAGTCACAAACTTGAAACCCACTGATTTTTGTTCAAACTGAATACtgaattgtgtctgtgtgtctctgtcgtTAAGGCAGGAGGCTATCCAGAAGAAGTAAGTCTTAACACCACCTTGTTTATGCTTTAGTGGCTCAAGCTGACGTCATTGTCTCCTTCGTAAGCCATAACTTAAATTGATGACTTGAACTGCCTCTTCTGTGCACACTTATTTCTGTCCCTCAGTGTTGAGCACTCTAAAAACCTGCAAGACCAGCTAAGACACCTGCTGAAGTGACAATGACGCAGGCCAACCTCAACCCAATTCAACAATGTCTGAGCAGGACTGAAACATCCACAGGATATATTACCATATTTGTACCTTAAAACTGTAGGCTGACTGGTTCAGCAGGGAGTGGGACTCACCACTAAGTACGGCTCTGTATCAGATACAGAACTGTGTTGTAAGAATTGCTCTGCTAAACAACAGCCATTGAtcatttgtaaaacattttcaacagtTGTATTAAAGTATTGTTTTGAGTGTATCATCTTTGCTTGTCTAAATGACTCACTGCATCAAACTCTATAAAATGGGCAAGGATCAAATACACACCTGTTAAAAAGAACAGCTATGTATCTTTAATAAGACTTGTCTTTCCTTTAATTGCATGAGTCTAACACTTACCTCCAGTAGTGGAGGTTAgcactttgtcttttttctgCAGCTAAAGCTTCGGCGGAACAAGTACATGAAATTCTAACTATAATTGCGACCatgttcaatattttttttcattacactAGTTTGATTCACACATGGGAAAATCATTTTTCTTGTTATGTTCAAAGAAAATCCAAGTGAACGGCAGAGgaaatttctctttttgtatGAGGTGAAAAATACTTAGTTGTACAAAGTTTTGGTAGGGACAAATCAAATGTTCTTGTGGTTCAAAGATATAGCAGATCCTGGTGAACTGCAATGATTGAGTTCATCACTATCCAAACTGCAAATGTGTTCAACACACTGCTTCAGAACTGTGTGGTGACATAACCTAATAGGGTCTCTGCAGCTCAACACATCCCCTGTTCAGAGATGTAAAAGATGTTTTGATCCAAATATCCATGCTTGCTAAAGTAGTGTGATTTAAATTTGGCATACAAGAATGTTGTTTTAACAGTTACAATTTTCATTTTGTAAGTAgttgaaaaggaaaacagtCTTGCATGGCCTTACAATGAAGAGTCCTTCTCATGCAGCCAGTATTTGGGTGAagcatcaccacagactcaTGATAAGGAGCAAAGGGAAAAACTTATCTGCAGCCTGAAGGCTGAACAGCTGCTTGACCCTGACAATATCCCTGATTCTGTGCTGCTGACTCTTGTAACCTAATCCTGCACGTGTTCAACACCAAGACATGAAGAGTTTTCAGCTGATGAGCTAGCTGAGAGATCCAGGGCTGTTATTGAGTTCCAACAATCCACAGATAAGGTTTATTTTTACCGTATTTGTTCCAAGTTACTTTAGACAGCACATCTGATCTGCTTTGTATATCCTTAAATCAGCTGAATTGAAACAACAGTAGCCTCGAAGGTACATAAAAACATCGCACTGAATGGGGATTGGACTGAGATGTATGTCCTCATTAAACACTTAAATTGAACATTTCGCTGGTGCTTTTGATAATTTAACATGAGCAATTCTCATGCAGGTTAGCGTAACCTGGAAATCTGTTTTGAACTTGAAGTGGTTTTTGCTCAGTTCACACAATGGTACTTCTCCCTGCCTCCACAGACTTTCATTTAAATCTCATGAAAACTGTGTTCTCCCAGCAGGAGACTCCTGAAAGGAATGTAGAGCTTTAAGTTAGTTGGTCCTCCATGAGCCTCTTTATCTACTGCTTCAGTCTAAATAGCATGTATCATATTATCTGATGCAATTCTCAGCAAATGATTCAATAACATTATAGAACAACAAAGATACCACTGACATAAATGGTAAAACAGAATATGTGATTTTTTCAGTAACATATactgaaaaatctaaattaaaatatCAGGTCAGCAAAATTAATTACATATATCGCCAACATGTATGAACTGCTGTTGGCAAAAATAACGCAACTGATATATCTGATAATTACAGGTGAAGCTAGCTTACCAATCACCTTTTCAAGCTTTTCAACAAATAGACATTATCATACGATGTTCagtaaaatatgaatcatttttatttatttattttataatatgtgCAAACACAGTTATTACAGGAGTAAACAGAGAGTTTTGGTGTGAACAGAAACTATACAGCTCAGGGTTATGAGAGTTTATCTTTTGACAGAGGTGAGGAGTTGTACAGTGTTATTGCTGTGTGCAGGAAAgacttcctgtgtctgtcctTGCAGACAGCTGAACCAGTCTGTTGGAAAAAGTGCTATGCTCTCTGTCCACTAGGTGGTGGACAGGGTGATTGTCCATGATTGATAACAGTTTGTTCAAAGCCGTCCTCTCCACCCCCACTTCAAAAGAGTCCACTTTCCAGCCAATAACGGAGCCAGTCTTCTTAATCAGCTTGTTGAGTCTGTTGGTGTCACTGGCTCCAATGCCTCAGTAGAACATGGCAAAGTACAATGCAATGCCTACAACAGACCGGTAGAGATTTCCAACATCTTGCTGCACATGTTGAAAGATCTCTATataaattttatttgtatagcccatattcacaaattacaatccgtctcatagggctttaacagggtgtgacatcctctgtccttaaccctcagcacgagtaaggaaaaactaaaaaaaccttttacagggtaaaaatatgtagaaacctcagagagagccacatgtgagggatccctctcccaggacggacagaagtgcaatagatgccacgtatagggcggtgtggcctagtggttagagtggtggctctccaacaagaaggttgccggttcaaaccccactctcacccatctgcatgctgaagtgtccttggcaagatactgaacccctaaatggcccctcataaaatgttgagtgtactaattgtaagtcgctttggacaaaagcgtcagccaaatgacatgtaatgtgtaggagaacatcatcaagattaaagtttttagcatcatttgatgagggtaaacatcccgaaggacaaccccaacatgacatgccaagcagtcccgctgcaatcccagtccatggtcagcaaccagcaggaccacgttccaccatccagaccaaaacgccactccagtcctcagtcatcGGCGCCAACCaggacccaccacgagccgcggtcctggtccaacacctgtacccaatgccaacgcgacacagggttcGCCACttcgatcagcccacacgacacagaatccgccacactggatccaccaccgcgtcCCCCAATGCgtgatccacaaaccgcaatccatggtgcggccacagaggccctggatctgcgggtgataaagcaaagggattccggggaaggggaatagggatggagaagctggaaagagaagctccccttgtgtcataaattccctttgcgtcatcaggggtttttgccttgtaatcaatgatacaaagATACAGTTTGAAATTGGggctacactgaggctcaaggtaaatctgactggctactggtttgtatggtagtactATGAAAACTaagtggcccactcagtagatcagccatcaatacttctatgcctttttaaactaaacgcttcctattttagaaaatagaacaagtaacgttctcccgcactaattagctctaactataagctttatcaaaaaggaaggttttgagcctactcttaaacgaacagatggtgtttgtctgcctcccgaactgaaagggGTTACAATACTTCACTGTGACAACATCCTCTTCCAGGATACTAAGTGGCTGTGAAaccgtcctcttcctcctgaagTCAATCACCAGCATCATGGACTTGGCCACATTCAGATGGGTATGATTTCTACCAGCTCACTCCACAAAACTGTCCACCAGCGCTCTGTACTCATCCTCCCTCCATTCACTTATTCAACCAACCACTGCAGagtcatcagagaacttctgcaaGTGGCATGACTCTGAGTTGTACTGGAAATCAGAGGTGTAATGGTAATagtaatggttttgtatttatatagcgcttttctagttttgatgaccacttaaagcgctttacagtaaaGTTTTACTGTATAAACTATATGACTTTAACATTCGTatagtttgtgtatgtgtttcagGATCTGACTCAACTctgacaaatgtttgtgtggactgtgatttataaagggaacattgcgttcaggtgtgcTTGCGTAGTAATTTATAAATCCAACGGCATACGCCACTTTCTGCTTTAATGTGCACTTACTCTAGCT
The Platichthys flesus chromosome 12, fPlaFle2.1, whole genome shotgun sequence DNA segment above includes these coding regions:
- the LOC133966116 gene encoding steroid 17-alpha-hydroxylase/17,20 lyase, which encodes MWLSRPAQLLWDAWSPLNQTPLSGPLSMHMAWFLCLCAFLALALLAVHLKLRLTMHGPQEPPHLPTLPLIGSLMSLRSQQPPHVLFKGLQGKYGQTYSLKMGSQSVIVVNQHRHAREVLLKKGKTFAGRPRTVTTDVLTRDGKDIAFGDYSATWRFHRKIVHGALCMFGEGSASIEKIISAEAQSLCSVLSEAAAAGLALDLSPELTRAVTNVICSLCFNSSYHRGDPEFEAMLDYSQGIVDTVAKDSLVDIFPWLQMFPNADLYLLKRCVSIRDKLLQKKYDEHKADYSDHVQRDLLDALLRAKRSAENNNTAEVSAESVGLSEDHLLMTVGDIFGAGVETTTTVLKWAVTYLIHNPQVQRRIQEELDSKVGWGRSPQLSDRGSLPYLEATIREVLRIRPVAPLLIPHVALSDTSIGDFTVRKGTRVIINLWSLHHDEKEWKNPELFDPVRFLNNEGTGLIIPSSSYLPFGAGVRVCLGEALAKMELFLFLSWILQHFTLSVPSGHSLPSLEGKFGVVLQPARFKVNATPRAGSERNKCQAC
- the borcs7 gene encoding BLOC-1-related complex subunit 7 isoform X2, with protein sequence MASAESQPRFGQSVKGLLSDKVGSCSGDVIALTRQVLKGSRSQELLGQAARNMVIQEDAILHAEDSLRKMSIITTHLQYHVEHSKNLQDQLRHLLK
- the borcs7 gene encoding BLOC-1-related complex subunit 7 isoform X1, yielding MASAESQPRFGQSVKGLLSDKVGSCSGDVIALTRQVLKGSRSQELLGQAARNMVIQEDAILHAEDSLRKMSIITTHLQYQQEAIQKNVEHSKNLQDQLRHLLK